One window of Candidatus Wallbacteria bacterium genomic DNA carries:
- a CDS encoding GvpL/GvpF family gas vesicle protein, which translates to MEDSCKEGKYIYCIIASSGVQSFGPLGIGGRGDELHTVVFNDVSAVVSNSPIKTYPVSRENVLTYERAIEEVMKERAVLPVRFNTIAESADKLKKILAKEHDKFVELLKKIEGKKELGLKVIFKDDLIYKEILEKSEDIRKLKSAISAEPLAKTYFQRMEIGKMVEAALQKEKNACKEEIINTLSPIAQEVKVNNSYGELMIINAAFLIEKEREAEFDRNVQELSEKESARLKFKYTGNLPPFNFVNVVIRTAGD; encoded by the coding sequence ATGGAAGACTCCTGCAAGGAAGGCAAGTACATTTACTGCATCATCGCGTCCAGCGGAGTACAGTCCTTTGGCCCTTTGGGGATCGGCGGAAGAGGCGACGAGCTGCACACAGTCGTTTTTAACGATGTTTCAGCTGTAGTCAGCAACTCGCCGATCAAGACTTATCCTGTTTCCCGGGAAAATGTGCTTACCTATGAAAGGGCGATTGAGGAAGTAATGAAGGAACGCGCCGTACTGCCTGTCAGATTCAACACGATTGCAGAAAGCGCAGACAAGCTGAAAAAAATCCTGGCAAAAGAACATGATAAGTTTGTCGAACTGCTGAAAAAAATCGAGGGCAAAAAAGAGCTCGGCTTAAAGGTGATATTTAAGGATGACCTGATCTACAAAGAAATCCTGGAAAAAAGCGAAGATATCAGGAAGTTGAAGTCTGCAATTTCTGCCGAACCCCTGGCCAAGACTTACTTTCAGAGGATGGAAATCGGGAAAATGGTTGAAGCAGCGCTGCAGAAAGAGAAAAACGCCTGTAAAGAAGAGATCATCAATACCCTTTCGCCGATTGCGCAAGAGGTAAAAGTCAACAACAGCTATGGGGAGCTGATGATCATCAACGCCGCTTTCCTGATCGAAAAAGAAAGGGAAGCTGAATTTGACCGGAATGTCCAGGAACTGTCGGAAAAAGAAAGTGCAAGATTGAAATTCAAGTATACCGGAAATCTCCCGCCATTTAATTTCGTAAATGTGGTGATTCGTACGGCGGGAGATTAG
- the gvpN gene encoding gas vesicle protein GvpN — translation MIDEMITVLEASPMPDFVETKYIKAVTERSLSYIKAGFPVHFRGISGTGKTTLAMHVASKVNRPVVMIHGDEEFTTSNLVGGEYGYRLRKVVDRYVSRVVKTDEDMVKRWVDNRLTVACKYGFTLIYDEFTRSRPEANNILLSILQEKMMDLPVGRGSEEQYLRVDPDFTSIFTSNPEEYAGVHRSQDALRDRMITMDLDHFDYETEVAITQSKSKLSRADTEMIVNIVRGLRESGKCEFSPTIRGSIMIAKTFKIQGASRAKPNGAFLQVCQDILASETSRVGSKTNQSRVKDIVKDLVEKHTRGSKPDEENPAVN, via the coding sequence ATGATTGATGAGATGATTACAGTGCTTGAGGCCAGTCCGATGCCTGATTTTGTAGAAACTAAATACATCAAAGCCGTCACAGAGAGATCCCTTTCATATATCAAGGCTGGTTTTCCAGTCCATTTCAGAGGGATCTCAGGTACAGGCAAGACTACACTTGCCATGCATGTGGCAAGCAAAGTCAACAGACCTGTGGTGATGATCCACGGGGACGAGGAATTCACGACTTCCAACCTTGTCGGTGGAGAATATGGCTACAGGCTCAGGAAAGTCGTGGACAGGTATGTCTCACGGGTTGTGAAAACCGATGAAGACATGGTCAAGCGCTGGGTGGACAATCGTCTGACTGTAGCATGCAAATACGGATTCACATTGATCTATGATGAATTCACCCGCTCCAGGCCTGAGGCAAACAATATTCTGCTTTCGATTCTGCAGGAGAAGATGATGGATCTGCCTGTCGGAAGAGGCAGCGAAGAACAGTACCTGAGGGTTGATCCTGACTTCACCTCCATCTTTACCTCCAATCCCGAGGAATACGCCGGAGTCCACAGGAGCCAGGATGCGTTAAGGGACAGGATGATAACCATGGACCTGGATCATTTCGATTACGAGACAGAGGTAGCCATCACTCAATCAAAATCCAAACTTTCCAGAGCAGACACAGAGATGATAGTGAATATCGTAAGGGGTTTAAGGGAATCCGGGAAGTGCGAATTCTCACCCACGATCCGCGGCAGCATCATGATTGCCAAAACATTCAAGATCCAGGGCGCTTCTAGAGCGAAACCCAACGGAGCTTTTTTGCAGGTCTGCCAGGATATCCTGGCCTCAGAAACAAGCAGGGTCGGCTCTAAAACCAATCAAAGCAGGGTGAAAGACATAGTCAAGGATCTGGTCGAGAAACATACCAGAGGGAGTAAACCGGATGAAGAGAATCCAGCAGTTAACTGA
- a CDS encoding gas vesicle protein K: MYRNETCHENKNVTLVDAIDKVLEVGAVINGDIVLRMADVDLVFLGLRLILTSVSKAEEISGKNYSDQNEFTPADLEYIENLQNEIRKTEENIPSMIDLGSPRKAEQGLAKLVLTIVELIRKLMEKEAFRRVKKGTLSNPEIQKLGLSLKAVKKKIKEIQLIFGLEDEELNLDLGPLGNLM; the protein is encoded by the coding sequence ATGTATAGGAACGAGACATGCCATGAAAACAAAAACGTCACTTTAGTGGATGCCATAGATAAAGTTTTAGAGGTTGGAGCGGTCATCAATGGAGATATTGTACTGAGAATGGCAGATGTAGACCTTGTTTTTTTAGGGCTGCGGCTTATTTTGACCTCAGTCTCCAAAGCTGAAGAAATATCCGGTAAAAATTACAGTGATCAGAATGAATTCACTCCAGCGGACCTGGAATATATAGAAAACCTGCAGAACGAAATCAGAAAGACCGAAGAAAACATTCCTAGCATGATTGATTTGGGCAGTCCCAGAAAGGCGGAGCAGGGTTTAGCCAAGCTGGTTTTGACGATTGTAGAACTGATCAGAAAATTGATGGAAAAAGAAGCTTTCCGCAGAGTTAAAAAAGGAACACTGTCCAATCCTGAAATTCAAAAATTGGGTCTGAGCCTCAAAGCTGTTAAGAAAAAGATCAAGGAAATTCAGCTGATTTTCGGGCTTGAGGATGAAGAATTGAATCTGGACCTGGGTCCGCTTGGAAATCTGATGTAA
- the gvpA gene encoding gas vesicle structural protein GvpA (There are 14 genes on the gvp gene cluster in halophilic archaea. The product of gvpA is a structural component of gas vesicles, which provide buoyancy to cells and promote flotation. It has been reported that the products of gvpAO and gvpFGJKLM represent the minimal set required for gas vesicle formation in halophilic archaea.) produces MAVEKAIGSSSLVEVIDRILDKGVVVDAWVRVSLVGIEILAIEARVVVASVETYLKYAEAIGLTATAA; encoded by the coding sequence ATGGCAGTCGAAAAAGCAATCGGTTCCAGCAGTCTGGTCGAGGTTATTGACAGGATTCTTGACAAGGGCGTGGTAGTTGATGCATGGGTGAGAGTATCACTTGTCGGCATCGAGATCCTTGCGATTGAAGCCAGAGTCGTAGTGGCATCAGTCGAAACTTACCTGAAGTATGCGGAAGCCATCGGCTTAACTGCAACAGCAGCATAA
- a CDS encoding Hsp20/alpha crystallin family protein yields MAREKKKKEVENFDFGIGGLFKGIEKLVDLAEGLKSSGGEIRKEGELDLSQLKEGMKGVFGFSIKTAIGGKQVVEPFGNIKKTPQGPKVEEEREPITDVFDEADEVKIYAEMPGVNQEDIKLDLKEDILDISARNGNRKYHKEILLPVKILPGNLTSSYKNGMLEIMLKKSR; encoded by the coding sequence ATGGCAAGAGAAAAGAAAAAAAAGGAAGTGGAAAACTTTGATTTTGGCATCGGAGGTTTATTCAAGGGGATTGAAAAACTGGTGGATCTGGCTGAAGGCTTAAAAAGTTCAGGCGGAGAAATCAGAAAAGAAGGGGAGCTTGACCTCAGCCAGCTCAAGGAAGGCATGAAAGGCGTATTCGGCTTTTCCATCAAGACCGCTATCGGCGGGAAACAAGTAGTCGAGCCGTTCGGCAACATCAAAAAAACTCCACAGGGACCTAAGGTGGAAGAGGAAAGAGAGCCGATCACCGATGTTTTTGACGAAGCTGATGAAGTAAAAATCTATGCCGAGATGCCTGGTGTAAATCAAGAGGATATCAAGCTTGATTTAAAGGAAGATATCCTGGATATTTCAGCCCGGAACGGCAACCGGAAGTATCATAAGGAAATTCTGCTTCCAGTAAAAATACTGCCTGGGAATTTAACTTCAAGCTACAAAAACGGCATGCTGGAGATTATGCTGAAAAAATCCAGGTAA
- a CDS encoding GvpL/GvpF family gas vesicle protein: protein MEGLYVYCIREKSGEAAEISGSGIGGSEDVKIISHRDLEVAVSRVSLEQFGPEIRTKALENLAWIKEKAVAHEMIIEAAMNCNGKLLNLIPMKFGTIFKEEAGLKEALDQDYPLIKKVLEITRGKQEWSVKAYLKDRKKFEQLIRKNNETIREAEKNMADLPEGTAFFMEEELNQAVSEVLDQELTRIAESLYENLKKQIPQIVKINVLGKELTGRREPMVLNSACLIPEADVEIFKKDLRRLNREIQADGIYLESSGPWPAYNFTNY, encoded by the coding sequence GTGGAAGGATTGTACGTCTATTGCATCAGAGAAAAAAGCGGAGAAGCTGCTGAAATTTCCGGCTCAGGCATTGGCGGATCTGAAGATGTCAAAATCATCAGCCATCGCGATCTGGAAGTAGCAGTCAGCAGAGTGTCTCTCGAGCAATTCGGGCCCGAGATCCGGACCAAGGCCCTGGAGAACCTGGCCTGGATCAAGGAAAAAGCAGTTGCCCACGAAATGATCATCGAAGCCGCGATGAACTGTAACGGCAAGTTATTAAATCTGATACCCATGAAATTCGGAACGATTTTCAAAGAGGAAGCCGGCTTGAAAGAAGCCCTGGACCAGGATTATCCTCTGATCAAAAAAGTCCTGGAAATTACTCGCGGCAAGCAGGAGTGGTCGGTCAAGGCATATCTGAAAGACAGAAAGAAATTCGAGCAGCTGATCAGAAAAAACAATGAAACCATCAGGGAAGCCGAGAAAAATATGGCTGATTTACCTGAAGGAACTGCTTTTTTTATGGAAGAGGAATTGAATCAGGCAGTTTCCGAAGTACTGGATCAGGAATTAACCAGGATTGCGGAAAGTCTTTACGAAAACCTGAAAAAACAGATTCCTCAGATAGTTAAAATTAATGTTTTAGGGAAAGAGCTGACTGGAAGACGGGAGCCGATGGTGCTGAATTCAGCCTGTCTGATTCCTGAAGCAGATGTGGAAATTTTTAAAAAAGATCTGCGAAGATTAAACAGGGAGATTCAGGCGGATGGAATTTATCTTGAATCCAGCGGTCCCTGGCCTGCTTATAATTTCACCAATTATTAG
- the gvpA gene encoding gas vesicle structural protein GvpA (There are 14 genes on the gvp gene cluster in halophilic archaea. The product of gvpA is a structural component of gas vesicles, which provide buoyancy to cells and promote flotation. It has been reported that the products of gvpAO and gvpFGJKLM represent the minimal set required for gas vesicle formation in halophilic archaea.): protein MAVEKAIGSSSLVEVIDRILDKGVVVDAWVRVSLVGIEILAIEARVVVASVETYLKYAEAIGLTATAA from the coding sequence AATCGGTTCCAGCAGTCTGGTCGAGGTTATCGACAGGATTCTTGACAAGGGCGTTGTAGTTGACGCCTGGGTCAGAGTCTCGCTGGTCGGCATCGAGATCCTCGCGATTGAAGCCAGGGTCGTAGTGGCATCAGTCGAAACTTACCTGAAGTATGCGGAAGCCATCGGCCTGACGGCGACAGCGGCGTAA
- a CDS encoding GvpL/GvpF family gas vesicle protein, whose product MKKMGVYIYGIVNSAADLQFANPGDSASDAGGVLPKTPGKSKFGRGVHTVSYQDISALVSASEIVDYTHMRTEILARLLVCHQTVIERVLNSHAAVIPMKLGTFAQDEAEVRDILSKGYGITKEIFQRISDKVEIDVVARWNDFSSVIKEAGEDREIKEYKEKLLTNPKGITVDDQMKMGFMVGKALNGKKELVAGKILDDLKLFSVDIKTHELMNDEMVINIAFLIDKEKRESFDQKVETLNAEFGDKLNFRCVGPLPPYSFFTLEVKKMQFEEIDWAKKRLGISNDVSNRDELKKAYQKQAFSTHPDKNPGESCAVAEFNEVNKAYKIISTYCIALEQEHQDQIPLCREMFKENTMLIRVRE is encoded by the coding sequence ATGAAAAAGATGGGAGTTTACATCTATGGAATAGTAAATTCTGCTGCAGATCTGCAGTTTGCCAATCCCGGAGACTCAGCTTCCGATGCGGGAGGAGTTCTTCCAAAAACGCCGGGGAAAAGTAAATTCGGGCGGGGAGTGCATACAGTTTCATATCAGGATATCTCAGCTCTGGTTTCAGCCTCTGAAATAGTCGATTACACGCACATGAGGACAGAGATCCTGGCCAGGCTGCTGGTGTGCCATCAAACTGTGATCGAACGAGTCCTGAATTCACATGCAGCAGTTATTCCCATGAAACTGGGTACTTTCGCTCAGGATGAGGCGGAAGTCAGGGATATCCTGTCCAAGGGATACGGCATCACAAAAGAGATTTTTCAAAGAATCAGCGATAAAGTTGAGATTGATGTCGTGGCCCGCTGGAATGATTTCAGTTCAGTGATTAAAGAAGCGGGGGAAGACAGGGAAATCAAAGAATATAAAGAGAAACTGCTGACCAATCCCAAAGGGATCACAGTTGATGACCAGATGAAGATGGGTTTCATGGTTGGAAAAGCTCTCAATGGGAAAAAAGAACTGGTCGCCGGTAAAATTCTGGATGATTTAAAATTATTTTCCGTGGATATCAAGACCCATGAGCTTATGAATGACGAGATGGTGATCAACATCGCATTCCTGATTGATAAAGAAAAACGGGAAAGTTTTGATCAGAAAGTGGAAACTTTAAATGCCGAATTCGGGGATAAATTGAATTTCAGATGCGTGGGACCGCTGCCGCCATACAGTTTCTTCACCCTTGAAGTAAAAAAAATGCAATTCGAGGAAATCGACTGGGCAAAGAAAAGACTTGGGATTTCCAACGATGTTTCGAACAGGGATGAGCTGAAAAAAGCCTATCAGAAACAGGCGTTTTCCACTCATCCGGACAAGAATCCGGGGGAGTCCTGTGCAGTCGCGGAATTCAATGAAGTGAACAAAGCATACAAGATAATCTCCACCTATTGCATTGCGCTGGAACAGGAGCATCAGGACCAGATCCCCCTGTGCCGGGAAATGTTCAAAGAGAACACTATGCTGATAAGGGTGAGAGAATAA
- a CDS encoding GvpL/GvpF family gas vesicle protein, with product MEKEGKYIYCIIATSQERNFGPIGVGGRGDDVLTINYNDLSMVVSSHPLIKFVVGRENILTHERVIEEVMKEFGAVLPVRFGTIASDAEEIRNLLDRRYREFKTALMEADHKIELGVKGVWKDMGIIYQEIIDENKVIKKAKEEIESTNLKSNQAKLEVGKKVEKALSIKKRKEAENVVDTLRIAATDYRLNQPIGDEMFINAAFLVGKGREKEFDNIMDELSEKYQERTKFLYVGPLPIFNFVNIVIYPEEWEK from the coding sequence ATGGAAAAAGAAGGGAAATATATTTATTGCATTATCGCCACGTCCCAGGAGCGGAATTTCGGACCGATCGGTGTCGGCGGAAGAGGGGATGACGTTCTGACAATAAATTACAATGACCTGAGCATGGTCGTGAGCAGTCACCCACTGATTAAATTTGTCGTAGGAAGGGAAAATATCCTTACACATGAGCGGGTGATTGAAGAAGTGATGAAGGAATTCGGCGCTGTGCTGCCGGTCAGATTCGGGACCATCGCATCTGACGCGGAAGAGATCAGGAATCTTCTGGACAGAAGATACCGGGAGTTCAAGACCGCATTGATGGAGGCTGACCACAAGATAGAGCTTGGCGTCAAAGGCGTCTGGAAGGACATGGGCATAATCTATCAGGAAATCATCGATGAGAACAAAGTGATTAAAAAAGCCAAGGAAGAGATCGAGAGCACCAATCTGAAAAGCAACCAGGCCAAACTGGAAGTGGGCAAGAAAGTGGAAAAGGCTCTTTCGATCAAGAAAAGAAAAGAAGCGGAAAACGTTGTGGATACCTTGAGGATTGCAGCCACTGATTACAGGCTCAATCAACCCATCGGCGACGAGATGTTCATCAATGCGGCTTTCCTGGTGGGCAAAGGCAGGGAAAAGGAGTTCGACAACATCATGGACGAACTGAGCGAAAAGTATCAGGAGCGGACAAAGTTCTTGTATGTGGGGCCTTTGCCGATCTTCAATTTTGTGAACATCGTGATTTATCCTGAGGAATGGGAGAAATAA
- a CDS encoding gas vesicle protein, whose product MSEQMTHAVNATNLADILERVLDKGIVIAGDIKIQIADIDLLTIKIRLLVASVDKALEMGINWWQEDAYLSTKSKNKEIKKENSELKKRLTKLEKKINNS is encoded by the coding sequence ATGTCTGAACAAATGACGCATGCAGTGAATGCCACGAATCTGGCGGATATTTTAGAGCGTGTTTTAGATAAGGGAATCGTGATTGCAGGAGACATCAAGATTCAGATTGCAGATATCGATCTGCTCACCATCAAAATCAGGCTGCTGGTTGCTTCAGTGGATAAGGCGCTGGAGATGGGAATAAACTGGTGGCAGGAAGATGCTTATCTATCAACAAAATCAAAGAATAAAGAGATCAAGAAAGAAAATTCCGAACTGAAAAAGAGATTGACAAAATTGGAAAAAAAGATAAACAACTCATAG
- a CDS encoding CDC48 family AAA ATPase, whose product MSPELKTDKVIVLKVKEALSKDVGRVIARIDPEDMKNLGLAVGDTIEINGKRKTSAKAMPCYADERGKKIIQIDGISRENAQTGLDDKVKISKIAAHPAVRITLAPLTISSLQQRDNDTKYIGSLIEGLPVSAGDRIRTNFFGSRSCDFKVMDTSPDGVVLINAATSIRLETKKGEAKATSVSYEDIGGLGTQIQRIREMIELPLRYPQVFERLGICAPKGVFLYGPPGTGKTLIARAVANETEAYFTHISGPEIMGKFYGESEARLRSVFEDAQTHAPAIIFIDEIDSIAPKREEMGGEKQVERRVVAQLLSLLDGLESRGQIIVIGATNIPNTIDPALRRPGRFDREISIPIPDKKGRLEILQIHMRGMPLAEDVEMEKLAEITHGFVGADLEALAREAAMSALRKILPKIDFEMAEIPYETLMDLEVTMDNFRDALKEVEPSAIREVFVEVPDVKWSDVGGLDNIKEELKEAVEWPLKYADVFKKAGTNPPKGILLYGVPGTGKTLLAKAIANESGVNFISVKGPSLISKFVGESEKAIRDIFRTAKQASPSLLFFDEIDSVVPMRGSSSTDAHVTERVISQFLTEMDGIEELKGVMVLAATNRLDLVDSAILRSGRFDILFELPKPDQKTREEIFKIHTKNKPLSDVDFKELSLQTEGRVGADIEFICRKASMLAIREYLENPKSELKITKQHFAEALGLMITKNAIRKGA is encoded by the coding sequence ATGTCGCCAGAATTAAAAACGGATAAAGTGATTGTGTTAAAAGTCAAAGAAGCGCTATCCAAGGACGTGGGCCGGGTAATCGCCAGAATCGATCCTGAGGACATGAAAAATCTCGGATTGGCTGTAGGCGATACTATTGAAATCAATGGTAAAAGAAAGACATCTGCGAAAGCAATGCCGTGCTATGCAGATGAAAGGGGTAAAAAGATCATCCAGATCGACGGCATTTCGAGGGAGAACGCCCAAACCGGGCTGGACGATAAAGTAAAGATCAGTAAAATTGCCGCCCATCCTGCTGTCAGAATTACCCTGGCTCCGCTGACTATCTCCAGCCTGCAGCAGAGGGACAATGATACCAAATACATCGGTTCTTTGATCGAGGGACTGCCGGTTTCAGCAGGTGACAGGATCAGAACCAATTTTTTCGGTTCCAGGTCGTGTGATTTCAAAGTGATGGATACCAGTCCTGACGGAGTGGTTTTGATAAATGCAGCAACATCAATCAGGCTGGAGACGAAAAAAGGGGAGGCAAAAGCAACCTCGGTTTCCTATGAAGATATCGGCGGGCTCGGTACCCAGATCCAAAGAATCAGGGAAATGATCGAGCTTCCCTTACGATATCCACAGGTATTCGAGAGACTGGGGATCTGTGCGCCGAAGGGGGTTTTTCTTTACGGCCCTCCTGGCACAGGCAAAACTCTGATCGCCCGGGCAGTGGCCAATGAGACTGAAGCTTACTTCACCCACATCTCAGGCCCTGAGATCATGGGTAAATTTTATGGTGAAAGCGAAGCCCGTTTGCGAAGCGTATTCGAAGATGCCCAGACCCATGCACCTGCGATCATCTTCATCGATGAGATAGATTCAATCGCCCCCAAAAGAGAAGAAATGGGCGGCGAGAAACAGGTTGAGCGGAGGGTCGTGGCTCAGCTCTTGTCCCTTCTGGACGGATTGGAGTCCAGAGGCCAGATTATTGTAATTGGGGCGACAAACATACCCAATACCATAGATCCTGCACTGAGAAGGCCAGGCAGATTCGACCGGGAGATATCAATCCCGATCCCTGATAAAAAAGGGAGACTGGAGATACTCCAGATCCATATGCGGGGCATGCCTTTAGCGGAAGATGTCGAAATGGAAAAGCTGGCTGAGATCACCCATGGATTTGTGGGAGCCGACCTGGAGGCTCTGGCGCGTGAAGCTGCGATGAGCGCACTCAGGAAGATCCTGCCCAAAATTGACTTCGAAATGGCGGAAATTCCATATGAAACCCTGATGGACCTGGAAGTGACAATGGACAATTTCAGGGACGCCCTGAAAGAAGTCGAGCCTTCGGCAATCAGGGAAGTGTTTGTCGAAGTCCCGGACGTGAAATGGAGCGATGTCGGCGGCCTGGATAACATCAAAGAGGAACTGAAAGAAGCTGTGGAATGGCCGCTCAAGTATGCGGACGTTTTTAAAAAGGCGGGAACTAATCCGCCCAAAGGCATTCTGCTGTATGGAGTTCCAGGCACAGGAAAAACGCTGCTCGCAAAAGCCATAGCCAATGAAAGCGGCGTCAACTTCATTTCAGTGAAAGGCCCTTCCCTGATCTCCAAATTTGTAGGTGAAAGCGAAAAGGCGATCCGGGATATCTTCAGGACTGCGAAACAGGCTTCGCCTTCGCTGCTTTTCTTCGACGAGATCGACAGTGTGGTGCCCATGCGCGGTTCGAGTTCCACTGACGCCCATGTCACTGAACGGGTGATCAGCCAGTTCCTGACTGAGATGGACGGGATCGAGGAATTGAAAGGGGTGATGGTCCTGGCTGCCACCAACAGGCTTGATCTGGTCGATTCCGCAATCCTGCGCAGCGGCAGATTCGACATTTTGTTTGAGCTGCCGAAACCCGATCAGAAAACGCGGGAGGAGATTTTCAAAATTCACACTAAAAATAAACCTCTCTCTGATGTGGATTTCAAAGAATTAAGCTTACAGACCGAAGGAAGAGTCGGAGCTGATATCGAATTTATCTGCAGGAAAGCTTCAATGCTGGCGATCAGGGAATATCTGGAAAATCCGAAATCCGAACTTAAGATTACGAAACAGCACTTTGCAGAAGCATTAGGGCTGATGATTACCAAAAACGCAATCAGGAAAGGAGCTTGA
- a CDS encoding ArsA family ATPase: MALTGLSENALQLILFGGKGGVGKTTCAVSTGLHLAREGNRVLVISTDPAHSLSDSLGQETGDDITEGMGAIGLSVLEINAQKVLMQFKEKYEKQIRKIFDTSTAFDQEDIDAVFALPIPGIDEVMGFKQIIDLIEQAQFEKFIVDTAPTGHALRLLTMPTLLDEWIKVLAKMRWKYRYMVETFSGRYNSDDGDDFLMEMKKTVKNIEKLLRDQNKCEFVAVTIPEEMAISETERLINTLNNYGIKVKQLIVNNYYESSDCEFCKQRHKEQQKYIQQIKVQFSDLKLTIVPLQPHEVRGLECLNHLGEFLCRQN, translated from the coding sequence ATGGCATTGACCGGGTTATCAGAAAATGCTCTCCAGCTGATCTTATTCGGCGGAAAGGGCGGCGTGGGAAAAACGACCTGTGCGGTCAGCACAGGTCTTCACCTGGCCAGAGAAGGCAACAGAGTGCTGGTCATTTCCACTGACCCCGCGCATTCTCTGTCAGACAGTCTGGGGCAGGAAACCGGAGATGACATAACAGAAGGAATGGGCGCGATCGGCCTGTCAGTCCTTGAAATAAATGCTCAAAAAGTTCTGATGCAGTTCAAAGAAAAATACGAAAAACAGATCAGGAAGATCTTTGATACCTCCACTGCTTTTGATCAGGAAGATATTGATGCTGTTTTCGCACTTCCGATCCCAGGGATAGACGAGGTGATGGGATTCAAACAAATCATAGATCTGATCGAACAGGCCCAGTTCGAAAAATTCATAGTGGACACTGCACCTACAGGTCATGCCTTGAGGCTGTTGACTATGCCCACACTTCTTGACGAATGGATCAAGGTCTTAGCGAAAATGCGCTGGAAATACAGATACATGGTTGAGACTTTCTCCGGAAGATACAATTCCGACGATGGCGATGATTTTCTGATGGAAATGAAGAAAACCGTCAAGAATATTGAGAAATTGCTCAGAGACCAGAATAAATGTGAGTTTGTAGCAGTGACGATCCCGGAAGAGATGGCAATTTCGGAAACTGAAAGACTGATCAACACTTTAAACAACTATGGGATAAAGGTTAAGCAATTGATAGTCAATAATTATTACGAATCAAGTGATTGTGAATTTTGCAAGCAAAGGCATAAAGAGCAGCAGAAATACATCCAACAGATCAAGGTTCAGTTTTCCGACTTGAAACTTACCATTGTGCCTTTGCAACCTCACGAAGTCAGAGGACTGGAGTGTTTAAATCATTTGGGGGAATTTTTATGTCGCCAGAATTAA
- a CDS encoding gas vesicle protein GvpG → MFLIDDILVAPLKGLIWLGDKIGEAADREFSDEGLLKEKLMELQMNFELDRISESEYTRLETELLERLDEIRKLKEGM, encoded by the coding sequence ATGTTTTTAATTGACGATATCCTGGTGGCCCCGCTGAAGGGCCTGATCTGGCTGGGAGACAAGATCGGGGAGGCAGCTGACAGGGAATTTTCCGATGAAGGACTTTTGAAAGAGAAACTGATGGAACTGCAGATGAACTTTGAACTGGACAGAATCAGCGAGAGTGAATACACCAGGCTGGAAACAGAGCTGCTGGAGCGCCTGGATGAAATCAGGAAATTAAAGGAGGGTATGTAA